In the genome of bacterium SCSIO 12827, the window GTGTTCATCGCCCTGATCGAGCGTGAGAAATCCGGCCAGGGCCAATGGGTCACCTCGTCCCTGCTGCAGGCCATGGCCTTCATGCTCGATTTCCAGGGGGCGCGCTATTTGATGGAGGACGAGGTGCCGGGCCAGGCCGGCAACGATCACCCGACCTCTATTCCCACGGGCGTGTTCCCGACCAAGGACGGGCATATCAACATTGCCGCCGCGGGCGAGCGCATCTGGGCGCGCCTTTGCGACGTGCTGGGCACACCGGAGTGGACCGAGGACGACCGCTTCAACGGCCCGGAAAAACGCTCCAAAAACCGCCATGACTTGAACGCCTTGATCGCCGAGAAGACCAAGGACCGGACCAGCGCCGATTGGGTTGAGGCGTTCAACAAGGCGGGCGTGCCATCGGGTCCGATCTATGACATGGCCGGCATGTTTGCCGACGAACAGGTCAAGCACCTGGGCATCGCCGAGGACTGCGAGACCACCTGCTTCGGCAAGACCAAGATGATGTCGCAGCCGATCCGCATGAGCCGCACCGAATCCAAGCTGGTCGTCCACCCGCCGGAAAAGGGCGAACATACGGATGCGATCCTGGGTGACTTGGGGCTCAGTGCCGACGAGGTCGCGGATCTCAAGGCGCGTCAGATCGTCTGACGCCGCATCTGCCTTCAAGTAAAAGGAGAGCCGCCGCCGATGAGTTTCGGCGGCGGCTTTTCGTATTCGTTGTCGTGACGGCGGTCTATTCAGCCGCTTCGGCGGGGCGTACCGGCGTGCGCATGGTCACCCATTCCTCGGCCGCTGTTGGGTGGATGCCGATGGTGGCATCGAAATGCGCCTTGGTCGCCCCGGCTTTGAGCGCGATGCCCAGGGCCTGGGTCATTTCGGCGGCGTCCAGGCCGACCATGTGACAGCCAAGCACGCGGTCTGTCTTTTTATCCACGATCATCTTCATCATGGTGCGCTCGTCGCGGCCCGACAGCGTGTATTTCATGGGTCGGAAGTGGGACTGGAAGATAACCACGTCGTGGCTCTTGCGGGCCTCGTCCTCGGTCAGGCCAACGGTACCCACGGGCGGGGTCGAGAACACGGCCGTCGGGATATTGGCGTAATCGACCGTGGTCGGCTTGCTGCC includes:
- a CDS encoding CoA transferase, which codes for MVHTAASTALDHIKVLDLTRVRSGATCVRQLADWGADVIKVELPESIEPDGTLGAKRHTADFQNLQRNKRSLTLNLKEEEGRKLFLRLVEGADVVIENFRPDVKEKLGIGYEALKAVNPRIILGSISGFGQDGPYAKRPGFDQIAQGMGGLMSITGEPGRGPMRVGIPIADLTGGLFCAMGVFIALIEREKSGQGQWVTSSLLQAMAFMLDFQGARYLMEDEVPGQAGNDHPTSIPTGVFPTKDGHINIAAAGERIWARLCDVLGTPEWTEDDRFNGPEKRSKNRHDLNALIAEKTKDRTSADWVEAFNKAGVPSGPIYDMAGMFADEQVKHLGIAEDCETTCFGKTKMMSQPIRMSRTESKLVVHPPEKGEHTDAILGDLGLSADEVADLKARQIV